A genomic stretch from Firmicutes bacterium CAG:345 includes:
- a CDS encoding transcriptional regulators (product inferred by homology to UniProt) → MKKHYGGTLVSQIKQLQDRIFNKILKEEGIYEFNGQQGRILFSLWKDEKLSLIELSKRTSLAKTTLSSMVERMKNDGLLIVEESKEDKRSLIIYLSDKTLSLENKIIKATKRMGDIFYKGLNEEEASELDRLLNKVKENLKDE, encoded by the coding sequence ATGAAGAAACATTACGGCGGGACCCTCGTCTCTCAAATCAAGCAGCTTCAAGACAGGATTTTCAACAAGATTCTAAAAGAAGAGGGCATATACGAATTCAATGGCCAGCAAGGGAGGATCCTATTTTCTTTATGGAAAGATGAAAAACTCTCCTTGATCGAATTATCTAAAAGGACTTCTTTGGCCAAAACAACGTTGTCCTCGATGGTGGAGAGGATGAAGAACGACGGCCTTTTGATTGTCGAGGAATCCAAGGAGGACAAAAGGAGCCTGATTATCTATTTAAGCGACAAGACGCTGTCACTTGAAAACAAGATAATCAAGGCCACGAAAAGAATGGGCGATATTTTCTACAAAGGCCTTAACGAAGAAGAGGCAAGTGAGTTAGATAGATTGTTAAATAAAGTAAAGGAGAATCTAAAAGATGAATAA